The following are encoded together in the Arcticibacterium luteifluviistationis genome:
- a CDS encoding sugar epimerase: MVLTGKTHTDERGILKYNNEIDLSEVRRIYTIQNANTSYIRGWLGHSVEKRWFTVIKGSFQISYIKLDSEKAPSRYLPQNRIDLSDDGLNYLLLEPGFAFTIQSKVQDSVLLVMSNFPVGITNDELRFPIDYFKIRR; the protein is encoded by the coding sequence ATGGTTTTAACAGGGAAGACACACACGGACGAGAGAGGTATTCTAAAATATAATAACGAGATAGACCTCTCAGAAGTTAGACGTATCTATACTATTCAGAATGCTAATACTTCTTATATTCGTGGTTGGCTAGGTCACTCTGTTGAGAAAAGATGGTTCACGGTTATTAAAGGGTCTTTCCAGATTTCCTATATAAAATTAGATTCGGAGAAGGCTCCTAGTAGATATTTACCCCAAAATAGAATTGATTTATCAGATGATGGACTTAACTATTTGCTTTTAGAGCCCGGTTTCGCATTTACTATTCAATCAAAAGTGCAAGACTCTGTTCTTTTAGTAATGTCTAATTTTCCAGTAGGTATTACAAATGATGAATTAAGGTTTCCAATAGATTATTTTAAAATAAGAAGGTGA
- a CDS encoding glycosyltransferase — protein MQKKIKGTILYIGGFELPDKNAAAHRVIANAKAFEKLGFEVVLIGVDKSLKSSSTLLDTKRVFEGFVSYSISYPKSFLQWLSYLSSIDYVKNSQNLSPTHIIAYNFPAIGLIRLITYCRRNEIKIIGDCTEWYQGTGSFVQRTVKSVDVYLRMKVFNFRLDGLIVISKYLNDFYSLKVKNIINIPPLVDLEQKKWPKGVEVNKKEAIEIIYAGSPGAGNKDRIDWLIINLSKLLGTTNCKVRLSIIGITQEEYLKVFKTRRNIENFVKFYGKMEHKEVLKKVNQAHFCLFLREQNRSNNAGFPTKLAEAISCGTPVLANSTSNISQFIQEGKTGFILDVSSYESFATSIMKAFSLTFEEIEKIKNHCLESRMFHFGEYLDEFNSFFNSVSK, from the coding sequence ATGCAAAAAAAAATAAAGGGCACAATTTTATATATAGGTGGATTTGAACTTCCGGATAAAAACGCAGCAGCACATAGGGTTATAGCGAATGCTAAAGCTTTCGAAAAGTTAGGGTTTGAAGTCGTTTTAATTGGTGTTGATAAATCACTTAAATCTTCAAGCACGCTTTTAGATACTAAAAGAGTATTTGAAGGATTTGTTTCCTATTCTATTTCTTACCCTAAAAGCTTTCTTCAATGGCTATCATATCTATCTTCAATCGACTATGTTAAAAATTCACAAAACCTGTCTCCAACACATATAATTGCTTACAACTTTCCTGCAATTGGTCTAATTAGGCTTATAACCTATTGTCGTAGAAATGAAATAAAAATAATTGGAGATTGTACTGAATGGTACCAAGGAACTGGGAGTTTTGTCCAAAGAACAGTGAAATCAGTCGATGTATATCTTAGGATGAAGGTTTTTAATTTCAGGCTCGATGGATTAATAGTAATCAGTAAATATTTGAATGATTTTTACAGCCTAAAGGTGAAAAACATTATAAACATTCCGCCTTTAGTTGACCTAGAACAAAAAAAGTGGCCGAAAGGAGTTGAAGTTAATAAAAAAGAGGCAATCGAAATAATATATGCGGGATCTCCAGGTGCTGGAAATAAAGATAGGATTGATTGGTTAATAATAAACTTGTCTAAATTACTAGGAACCACTAATTGTAAAGTAAGACTGAGTATTATTGGTATAACCCAAGAGGAATACTTAAAAGTCTTTAAAACAAGAAGGAATATAGAAAACTTCGTTAAATTTTATGGAAAAATGGAACATAAAGAGGTGTTGAAAAAAGTGAATCAAGCACACTTTTGCCTTTTTCTTAGAGAACAAAATCGTTCTAACAATGCCGGGTTTCCAACAAAACTTGCCGAGGCTATTTCTTGTGGAACACCAGTATTAGCTAATTCAACAAGTAATATTTCTCAATTCATCCAGGAGGGAAAGACGGGTTTCATTCTTGATGTTTCTTCCTATGAAAGTTTTGCAACCTCCATCATGAAGGCTTTCTCTTTAACATTTGAAGAAATTGAAAAAATAAAGAATCATTGCCTCGAATCAAGAATGTTTCACTTCGGAGAATATTTAGATGAGTTTAATTCCTTTTTTAATAGCGTTTCAAAATAG
- the wecB gene encoding non-hydrolyzing UDP-N-acetylglucosamine 2-epimerase, whose amino-acid sequence MKKIKVMTVVGTRPEIIRLSRVLSALDDSAAIEHIIVHTGQNYDYELNQIFFEDLKLRKPNYFLEAAGTTATETIGNILIKIDPLLAEIKPDAFMVLGDTNSCLCAIPAKKRHIPIFHMEAGNRCFDQRVPEETNRKIVDHISDINLTYSDIAREYLLREGLGADRIIKTGSPMYEVLNHYLPEIKKSKVLAKLNLKKGEYFVVSAHREENINSEKNFQGLMNSLNAIAEKYQYPIIVSTHPRTRNMIEKLQITVRSEVQFLKPLGFHDYNALQQNSYAVLSDSGTISEESSILNFRALNIREAHERPEAMEEASVMMVGLSTERILQALVHLKHQKTGSVRSLTLVSDYAKFNVSEKVVRIIISYTDYIKRVVWSE is encoded by the coding sequence ATGAAAAAAATAAAAGTAATGACGGTTGTCGGTACCCGTCCCGAAATAATTCGACTTTCGAGAGTTTTGTCCGCATTAGATGATTCAGCGGCAATAGAGCATATTATAGTCCATACCGGTCAAAATTATGATTATGAATTGAATCAGATTTTTTTTGAAGACTTAAAGCTTAGAAAGCCAAACTATTTCCTCGAAGCAGCAGGTACTACCGCCACAGAAACCATTGGTAATATTTTAATAAAGATTGACCCTTTGTTAGCAGAAATTAAACCTGATGCTTTTATGGTTTTAGGAGATACTAATTCTTGTTTATGTGCCATTCCCGCAAAAAAACGTCATATCCCAATTTTTCATATGGAAGCGGGCAATAGGTGTTTTGACCAGAGGGTGCCAGAAGAGACTAACCGGAAGATAGTGGATCATATATCTGACATTAACCTTACTTACAGTGATATTGCAAGAGAGTATCTCTTGAGAGAAGGACTTGGTGCAGATCGTATTATTAAGACTGGGTCACCTATGTACGAAGTACTAAACCACTATCTGCCAGAGATTAAGAAGTCTAAAGTTCTCGCGAAGCTCAATCTAAAGAAAGGAGAATATTTTGTTGTTTCTGCTCATAGAGAAGAGAATATAAATTCTGAGAAAAACTTTCAGGGATTAATGAATAGTTTAAATGCCATTGCTGAAAAGTATCAATATCCAATCATTGTCTCTACGCATCCTAGAACAAGAAATATGATTGAGAAACTCCAGATAACTGTTAGGTCAGAGGTGCAGTTTTTAAAGCCATTAGGCTTTCATGATTATAATGCTCTGCAGCAAAATTCTTATGCTGTTTTGTCCGATTCAGGGACGATTTCTGAGGAGTCGAGTATTTTGAACTTTAGGGCTCTTAATATCCGTGAAGCTCATGAGAGGCCTGAAGCTATGGAAGAGGCTTCTGTGATGATGGTGGGCTTGTCTACGGAGAGGATTTTGCAAGCTCTGGTTCATTTAAAACATCAAAAGACGGGCTCTGTTAGGAGTCTAACGTTAGTTTCTGATTATGCTAAATTTAATGTTTCAGAGAAGGTTGTACGAATAATAATTTCGTATACGGATTATATTAAAAGAGTGGTTTGGAGTGAATAA
- a CDS encoding polysaccharide biosynthesis protein, which yields MKNNILLITGGTGSFGTAVLNRFLNTDHFKEIRIFSRDEKKQDDMRNFYKSDKIKYYIGDVREYTSVEPATRDVDFIFHAAALKQVPSCEFFPMEAVKTNVIGTQNVIRAAASNDVKKVICLSTDKAAYPINAMGISKAMMEKVAIAESRNLTKTTVCLTRYGNVMGSRGSVIPLFLSQIKAGQPITITDPEMSRFFMSLEEAVELVLFAFEHGNAGDLFVNKAPAGKIGDLAEAMIELYGKSTEINIIGTRHGEKLYETLCTREEMLNAEDMGEFFRIPADNRNLNYAKYFSEGEKDISLIEDYHSHNAEQKSVKGIKDLILKLSFLNDEQIG from the coding sequence ATGAAAAATAATATTTTGCTTATAACCGGTGGTACTGGTTCTTTTGGTACTGCAGTACTAAATCGTTTTTTAAACACGGATCATTTTAAAGAGATTCGAATTTTTTCTCGAGATGAGAAAAAGCAAGATGACATGCGGAACTTTTATAAAAGTGATAAAATCAAATATTACATAGGTGATGTAAGGGAATATACCAGTGTAGAGCCTGCCACTAGAGACGTGGATTTTATCTTTCATGCCGCAGCTCTTAAGCAAGTCCCATCTTGTGAGTTTTTTCCAATGGAAGCTGTTAAGACTAATGTCATAGGGACTCAAAATGTGATACGTGCTGCAGCTTCAAATGATGTGAAGAAAGTTATATGCTTAAGTACTGATAAGGCGGCATATCCTATAAATGCTATGGGTATTTCAAAAGCTATGATGGAAAAAGTGGCCATTGCGGAATCTAGAAACCTTACGAAAACTACGGTTTGTTTGACAAGATATGGTAATGTGATGGGCTCTAGAGGTTCTGTAATACCTCTTTTCTTATCTCAGATTAAGGCGGGTCAACCAATCACTATTACAGATCCAGAAATGTCACGCTTCTTTATGTCATTGGAAGAGGCTGTGGAATTGGTGCTTTTTGCCTTTGAGCATGGAAATGCGGGAGACCTTTTTGTGAACAAAGCTCCAGCGGGTAAGATTGGAGACTTGGCCGAAGCCATGATTGAACTTTATGGGAAGAGTACTGAGATTAATATTATAGGTACAAGGCATGGAGAGAAACTGTATGAAACTTTATGTACTAGAGAGGAAATGTTAAATGCAGAAGACATGGGGGAGTTTTTTAGAATTCCAGCAGATAATCGTAATCTAAATTATGCAAAGTACTTTTCTGAAGGAGAAAAGGATATATCATTAATTGAAGATTATCACTCACACAATGCGGAGCAAAAGAGTGTGAAGGGTATTAAAGATTTAATCCTTAAGCTCTCATTCCTTAATGATGAGCAGATCGGATAA
- a CDS encoding class I SAM-dependent methyltransferase encodes MKCRICNNLDNLKEYQVREMMFGFRDKFSYLECTKCGCLQIAEIPNNISKYYPSNYYSYSSSSPDSKIKEYLKGERDNYAVSKKGLLGNLVSKYFPNIRAQILSEIPISKNSKILDVGCGNGVLLLALRRIGFVNISGIDPFIENDISYGNGLDIYKKMIHEVKEKQDVIMFHHSFEHMPDPLETFQTVSKLLNKGGYCIIRVPTVSSYAWKHYRENWVQLDAPRHFFLHSEKSIDILAKKVSLTVEKVVYDSTELQFLGSERYLKNIPLLDATPNKEIFSSSEIKAFKLKAIELNQKNNGDSCAFIIKK; translated from the coding sequence ATGAAATGTAGAATTTGTAATAACTTAGACAATCTGAAGGAATATCAAGTTAGAGAAATGATGTTCGGATTTAGAGATAAGTTCTCTTATTTGGAATGCACCAAATGTGGTTGTTTACAAATTGCCGAAATTCCGAACAATATCTCGAAATATTATCCTTCAAATTATTACAGTTATTCTTCATCTTCGCCGGATTCGAAAATTAAAGAATACCTAAAAGGAGAACGTGACAACTATGCTGTTTCAAAAAAGGGACTTCTTGGAAATCTGGTGTCTAAATATTTTCCAAATATCAGAGCTCAAATCTTGTCTGAAATTCCCATTTCTAAGAATAGCAAAATATTAGACGTTGGATGTGGTAACGGAGTCCTTTTGTTAGCATTAAGGAGGATTGGATTTGTCAATATTTCAGGAATTGATCCATTTATAGAAAACGATATCTCTTATGGGAATGGCCTTGATATCTATAAAAAAATGATTCATGAAGTAAAAGAAAAGCAAGATGTGATAATGTTTCATCACTCTTTTGAACATATGCCAGACCCTCTTGAAACTTTTCAAACGGTTTCTAAATTACTTAATAAAGGAGGATATTGTATTATCAGAGTTCCAACCGTTTCATCATACGCTTGGAAACACTATAGAGAGAACTGGGTGCAACTAGACGCCCCACGTCATTTCTTTCTTCATTCGGAAAAAAGTATAGATATCTTGGCGAAGAAAGTTTCTTTGACTGTTGAAAAGGTCGTTTATGATTCGACAGAATTGCAGTTTTTAGGTAGTGAAAGGTATTTAAAAAATATTCCCCTTTTAGATGCAACCCCAAATAAAGAGATTTTCTCTAGTTCAGAAATTAAAGCTTTTAAACTTAAGGCTATTGAGCTTAATCAAAAGAATAATGGTGACTCTTGTGCCTTTATAATAAAGAAATAA
- a CDS encoding NAD-dependent epimerase/dehydratase family protein, with protein sequence MKILITGAAGFIGFHLTQTLLDEGNEVVGIDNLNDYYDIELKRDRLKECGILKESIIYNSQLKSITKLNYSFYLLDITDKTSLLNLFRNNSFDIVINLAAQAGVRFSLENPYTYVENNIVGFLNVLECCKEFPPEKLLYASSSSVYGKNIDQPFSTKQNVDSPVSMYAVTKKTNELMAHAYSELYNFNTIGLRFFTVYGPWGRPDMAPFLFANAIVRNEKIKVFNHGNMKRDFTYVDDIVKNIAILTTKPSYQKYQILNIGNNKPVQLLYFIECLEKSFKKNVDKVFMELQPGDLKDTWAEINDLIEITGYTPETNIEDGVQHFADWFQDYYKTSFEEV encoded by the coding sequence ATGAAAATCTTAATAACGGGTGCAGCAGGGTTTATTGGGTTTCACTTAACTCAAACCTTATTGGATGAGGGTAATGAAGTTGTAGGGATAGATAACTTAAATGATTATTACGACATAGAACTAAAAAGAGATAGGTTAAAAGAATGCGGAATTTTAAAAGAATCGATAATTTATAATTCTCAATTAAAAAGTATAACAAAACTGAATTACAGCTTTTATCTATTAGACATTACAGATAAAACGAGCCTATTAAACCTTTTTAGAAATAATTCTTTTGATATAGTTATTAACCTAGCTGCACAGGCGGGTGTGAGGTTCAGTTTAGAAAATCCATATACGTATGTGGAAAACAATATTGTTGGCTTCTTAAATGTTTTAGAATGTTGCAAGGAATTCCCGCCAGAAAAATTGTTATACGCGAGCAGCTCAAGTGTTTACGGGAAAAATATCGACCAGCCCTTTTCTACAAAACAAAACGTTGATAGCCCTGTTAGCATGTATGCAGTAACAAAAAAAACCAACGAGTTAATGGCTCATGCATACTCAGAGTTGTATAACTTTAATACAATTGGCCTTCGTTTCTTTACTGTTTATGGTCCATGGGGTAGGCCAGATATGGCTCCGTTTCTTTTTGCAAACGCAATAGTAAGAAATGAAAAGATAAAGGTCTTCAATCATGGAAATATGAAAAGGGATTTTACTTATGTAGATGACATAGTTAAAAACATTGCAATTTTAACTACAAAGCCATCTTACCAGAAGTATCAAATACTGAACATTGGAAATAATAAACCCGTACAATTACTATATTTTATCGAATGTCTTGAAAAATCATTTAAAAAAAATGTTGATAAAGTGTTTATGGAGCTTCAGCCAGGAGATTTAAAGGACACTTGGGCTGAAATAAATGATTTGATTGAAATTACGGGTTATACACCTGAAACTAACATTGAAGATGGCGTTCAGCATTTTGCAGATTGGTTTCAGGATTATTACAAAACCAGTTTTGAAGAAGTATAG
- a CDS encoding methyltransferase domain-containing protein produces MQLKKTTNDSTDQNELDILPTVISDKFICPVCNAKLFLADTHVSCVNDLCKTLFPVINGIPILINERDSIFNIKDFTIDRKDSGTPRVNGFLKFLKGNFPTLSNNLSSKKNFEKLEELLSVKTNPKVLIVGGATITTDTELIFNEKNIIVESDIYFGPRTKIIFDAHDIPFEDESFDLIIFQAVLEHVADPYKCVEEAHRVLKNDGVIFAATPFMQQVHMRAFDFTRFTHLGHRRLFRKFEEIDSGVSAGTGVALGWSIKYFLYSLSDQKFIRLFFKIASSLLLFWLKYIDLIIKNNMGSYDAASAFYFVGRKSKEVLSDKELVKLYKGF; encoded by the coding sequence ATGCAATTAAAAAAAACCACGAACGATTCAACTGACCAAAACGAGCTTGACATTTTACCGACAGTAATAAGTGATAAATTTATCTGTCCTGTTTGTAACGCTAAGCTTTTTTTGGCAGATACTCATGTTTCATGTGTAAACGATCTGTGTAAAACACTTTTTCCCGTAATAAATGGAATACCCATTTTAATAAATGAAAGAGATAGTATTTTTAATATTAAAGATTTTACAATTGACCGAAAGGACTCTGGAACACCTAGAGTAAATGGTTTTTTGAAGTTTTTAAAAGGGAACTTTCCAACATTAAGTAATAATTTAAGCTCAAAAAAGAACTTTGAAAAGTTAGAAGAACTATTATCCGTCAAAACGAACCCTAAAGTTTTAATTGTAGGAGGGGCAACAATCACTACAGATACTGAGCTAATATTCAATGAGAAGAATATTATTGTTGAGTCAGATATCTATTTTGGGCCAAGGACTAAAATAATATTTGATGCACATGATATACCCTTTGAAGACGAGTCTTTCGATTTGATAATATTTCAAGCAGTGCTTGAGCATGTTGCAGATCCTTATAAATGTGTAGAAGAGGCTCATCGTGTTTTAAAAAATGATGGAGTTATTTTTGCGGCAACACCGTTTATGCAACAGGTCCATATGAGAGCATTTGATTTTACGAGATTCACACATTTGGGACATAGAAGATTATTTCGGAAGTTCGAAGAAATTGATTCTGGTGTTTCTGCTGGAACCGGAGTGGCATTGGGATGGTCAATTAAGTATTTTCTCTATTCTTTGTCTGATCAAAAGTTCATAAGACTCTTTTTTAAAATTGCATCTTCGCTCTTACTCTTTTGGTTAAAATATATAGACCTTATTATAAAGAATAATATGGGTTCATATGATGCAGCATCGGCTTTCTATTTTGTAGGAAGAAAAAGTAAAGAAGTTCTTAGTGACAAGGAACTGGTTAAATTGTATAAGGGCTTCTAA
- a CDS encoding NAD-dependent epimerase/dehydratase family protein: MSVLITGASGFVGQNLVAFLKSKKIPTVSISLREKRALFIPEHSSTLIHLAGKAHDLKKTSNEAEYFEINTELTKLVYRAFCESKGDTFIYMSSVKAVADNPSEVVDEETLAKPITAYGKSKLAAEEYLLQNKKEGTRLYVLRPCMIHGPKNKGNLNILYRLVRKGIPYPLGRFSNNRSYLSIENLNFVVYELIRNKRIESGVYSLADSESLSTKDLVYLIGESLGKKPMVLSPPIELVKVLAQIGDVFKLALNTERLQKLTGSYLVSNKKIEKAIGRKLPMSAKEGFLLTFRSFLT; the protein is encoded by the coding sequence ATGAGTGTTTTAATAACGGGAGCTTCGGGCTTTGTAGGACAGAATTTAGTGGCTTTTTTAAAATCCAAAAAAATCCCAACGGTTTCAATCTCTTTGAGAGAAAAGAGAGCATTATTTATACCGGAGCATAGTAGTACATTAATTCATTTGGCAGGTAAGGCACACGACCTAAAGAAGACTTCTAATGAAGCTGAATATTTTGAAATTAACACGGAGCTGACCAAATTGGTTTATAGAGCTTTTTGTGAATCTAAAGGGGATACTTTCATTTACATGAGTTCGGTCAAAGCGGTAGCAGATAATCCGTCGGAAGTAGTAGATGAAGAAACCCTTGCTAAGCCAATAACTGCTTATGGTAAATCTAAACTTGCAGCCGAGGAATATCTATTGCAAAATAAGAAAGAGGGAACTAGGCTCTATGTTTTAAGACCTTGTATGATTCATGGACCTAAAAATAAGGGGAATTTAAATATCCTTTATCGCTTGGTGCGAAAAGGGATTCCCTATCCACTCGGTAGATTTTCAAATAATCGATCATATTTGAGTATAGAGAACTTAAATTTTGTGGTTTATGAGCTCATACGAAACAAACGAATTGAGTCTGGAGTGTATTCCCTAGCAGACAGTGAATCCCTTTCCACTAAAGATTTGGTTTATCTAATTGGAGAATCATTGGGGAAGAAACCAATGGTTCTATCACCGCCGATTGAACTAGTAAAAGTTCTTGCACAAATTGGTGATGTGTTTAAACTTGCTCTTAATACGGAAAGGCTTCAAAAGCTTACAGGGAGTTATTTAGTTTCCAACAAAAAAATTGAGAAAGCAATTGGTCGAAAACTGCCAATGAGTGCAAAAGAGGGTTTTTTGTTGACATTTAGGTCTTTTCTGACTTAG
- a CDS encoding glycosyltransferase family 4 protein, which produces MNRLLIVVNVDWFFLSHRLGIAKKAKAAGFDVFIACEDTGRAQEIEKNGLKFMPLNFSRSGTHLWEELGVLRQMYNLYREVKPDIVHHVTLKPVIYGSMVAKGLKVKGVVNAIAGLGYNFTGQRRGLLFYILTNLMRFGMNRENLAVIFQNKRDFNELNELNIIKSKNLVFFTKGSGVNLEKFSFSLQPEHSIINILFPTRMLWDKGVQELHDASMILKEEYYGEIKFTLAGLADDGNKVGVPAEFLEKWSDGLYVEWVGYTQNMLELYANSNIVVLPSYYREGMPKSLLEACSVGRPIITTNSVGCEECVDDGVNGYKIPPRDSRSLANALKRLIDDRSMRNEMGVQSRKKAEMEFSEQTVIDKHMEIYGKLIDK; this is translated from the coding sequence ATGAATAGATTGTTGATTGTAGTAAATGTCGACTGGTTTTTTTTGTCACATAGATTAGGGATTGCAAAAAAGGCAAAAGCGGCAGGTTTTGACGTTTTTATTGCTTGTGAAGACACAGGAAGAGCTCAAGAAATAGAAAAGAATGGCTTAAAATTTATGCCTCTTAACTTTTCAAGATCAGGGACCCATTTATGGGAAGAGCTGGGTGTTTTAAGGCAGATGTACAATTTGTATAGAGAAGTTAAGCCGGATATTGTTCACCATGTAACATTAAAACCTGTAATCTATGGTTCTATGGTTGCAAAAGGTCTTAAAGTTAAAGGTGTTGTGAATGCTATTGCTGGTTTGGGATATAACTTTACTGGGCAGAGGAGGGGCTTGCTTTTTTATATCCTTACGAACCTTATGCGTTTCGGAATGAATAGAGAAAACCTAGCCGTCATATTTCAAAATAAAAGGGATTTTAATGAATTGAATGAATTGAATATTATAAAGTCCAAAAACCTAGTATTCTTTACTAAGGGCTCTGGGGTTAATCTAGAAAAGTTTTCTTTTTCTCTTCAACCAGAACACTCTATAATTAATATTCTTTTCCCAACAAGAATGCTATGGGATAAGGGAGTGCAAGAATTGCATGATGCTAGTATGATTTTGAAAGAAGAGTACTATGGAGAAATAAAGTTTACCTTGGCTGGTTTAGCAGATGATGGCAATAAAGTGGGTGTCCCGGCAGAGTTCTTAGAAAAATGGAGTGATGGCCTGTATGTGGAATGGGTTGGATATACGCAAAATATGTTGGAGCTTTATGCAAATTCAAATATAGTAGTACTTCCCTCTTATTACAGAGAAGGGATGCCTAAGTCTCTTCTTGAAGCATGCTCCGTAGGAAGACCCATAATTACCACAAACTCTGTGGGGTGTGAAGAGTGTGTTGATGATGGAGTAAATGGTTATAAAATTCCTCCTAGAGATTCACGGTCTCTAGCAAACGCTTTAAAAAGGCTAATTGATGATAGAAGTATGAGGAATGAAATGGGAGTACAATCTCGGAAAAAGGCAGAAATGGAGTTTAGTGAACAAACGGTTATTGATAAGCACATGGAGATTTATGGAAAGCTTATTGATAAATAA
- a CDS encoding polysaccharide biosynthesis C-terminal domain-containing protein, with product MKRKIGITGESGFVGQHLVRNLELDEDNFEIVPFRKEYFENLPNLQEWVKKCDVIVHFAALNRHEDPNVIYNENIRLVQVLIQALEKSNSRAHVIFSSSTQENEDNAYGKSKKEGRKLFEKWAQRENTIVNGIVVPNVFGPFGRPFYNSFIATFCHQLVNAQVPVVNVDSEVKLIYVQELIEEILQIIRKPQTVGLLEIKHTSEVKVSKVLDLLIGFKVLYLLNGEVPTLITAFETDLFNTFRSFIDHKKHFPVKLKKNIDARGAFVEIIRLGIGGQVSFSTTVPGVTRGNHFHTRKIERFTVIRGRALIQLRNVKEKEVLNFYLDGDEPAYVDMPIWYTHNIKNIGEEELLTIFWINEPYDPGNSDTYFVEV from the coding sequence GTGAAAAGAAAGATAGGAATAACAGGAGAGTCGGGTTTTGTAGGGCAGCATTTGGTAAGGAACCTTGAACTAGATGAAGATAATTTTGAGATAGTACCTTTCCGTAAAGAATACTTTGAAAATTTACCGAACCTACAGGAATGGGTGAAAAAGTGCGATGTAATTGTTCATTTTGCTGCGTTAAACAGACATGAAGATCCGAATGTAATTTATAACGAAAATATACGGTTGGTTCAAGTACTTATTCAGGCCTTGGAAAAGTCAAATTCTCGTGCTCATGTAATATTCTCTTCCTCTACTCAAGAAAATGAGGATAACGCATACGGTAAGTCAAAAAAGGAAGGTAGAAAGCTATTCGAAAAGTGGGCTCAGAGGGAGAATACAATAGTTAACGGTATCGTTGTTCCGAATGTCTTTGGACCTTTTGGGAGACCTTTTTATAATTCATTTATTGCCACATTTTGTCATCAATTGGTCAATGCTCAAGTTCCTGTGGTGAATGTAGATAGTGAAGTAAAGCTTATTTATGTTCAGGAGTTAATTGAAGAAATTTTACAAATCATAAGAAAACCGCAGACAGTAGGCTTATTAGAAATTAAGCACACATCAGAAGTTAAAGTTTCTAAAGTATTAGATTTACTTATTGGCTTTAAGGTACTTTATCTTTTAAATGGCGAAGTGCCAACTTTGATTACGGCTTTTGAAACAGATTTGTTTAATACATTCCGTTCGTTTATTGATCATAAAAAGCATTTTCCTGTTAAATTAAAAAAGAATATAGATGCTCGAGGTGCTTTTGTTGAGATCATAAGATTAGGTATTGGAGGTCAGGTTTCATTTTCAACCACTGTTCCTGGAGTTACTCGTGGAAACCACTTTCATACGCGTAAAATTGAGCGTTTCACGGTAATTAGGGGTAGAGCATTAATTCAATTAAGAAACGTTAAGGAAAAAGAAGTTTTAAACTTCTATTTAGACGGTGATGAACCAGCTTATGTAGATATGCCTATTTGGTATACGCATAATATTAAAAACATTGGAGAAGAGGAACTGTTGACTATCTTTTGGATCAATGAACCCTATGACCCAGGAAATTCAGACACTTATTTTGTTGAAGTATGA